A stretch of Cyanobacterium sp. HL-69 DNA encodes these proteins:
- the tktA gene encoding transketolase TktA → MVVATQSIQELCVNAIRFLSIDGVEKAKSGHPGLPMGAAPMAFVLWDQFMKFNPKNPQWINRDRFVLSAGHGSMLQYSLLHLYGYDSVTIEDIKQFRQWKSRTPGHPENFVTAGIEVTTGPLGQGIANGVGLALAEAHLAAKYNKPDCTLIDHYTYVIMGDGCNMEGISGEAASIAGHWGLGKLIALYDDNHISIDGSTDIAFTEDVSKRFEAYGWHVLHVENGNSDLDAIAKAIEEAKSVTDKPTMIKVTTTIGYGSPKKANTAGVHGAALGGDEVDATRKNLGWNYEPFVVPQDAYDHFKKAGEKGADLEAQWNETLATYKSKYPTEAKEFETITSGKLPENWADCLPTYTPEDKALASRKHSEICLNAISEVLPQLVGGSADLTHSNLTQLKISGDFQKGAYENRNIHFGVREHAMGAICNGIALHNTGLIPYGATFLVFTDYMRNSIRLSALSEAQAIWVMTHDSIALGEDGPTHQPVEHVASLRLIPDLMVFRPADGNETSGAYKVAIETKKTPSLMALTRQGLPNLAGSSIEGVAKGGYVVACGFPPEELDLILIGTGSEVSLCVDAAEKLKSEGLKVRVVSMPCVELFDKQSDEYKESVLPKAIRKRISVEAGTTFGWERFVGDEGLCIGVNTYGASAPGGVVMEKFGFTVDNVVAKAKSILG, encoded by the coding sequence ATGGTGGTTGCAACCCAATCTATTCAAGAACTTTGCGTTAACGCAATTCGTTTTCTCTCCATTGATGGGGTAGAAAAAGCAAAATCTGGACACCCCGGTTTACCTATGGGAGCCGCTCCTATGGCTTTTGTGCTATGGGATCAATTCATGAAGTTTAACCCTAAAAATCCTCAATGGATTAACCGCGATCGCTTCGTACTTTCTGCGGGTCATGGCTCTATGCTTCAATATTCTTTGTTGCACCTATACGGTTATGATAGCGTAACTATCGAAGATATTAAACAATTTCGTCAGTGGAAATCCAGAACTCCTGGACACCCTGAAAACTTCGTAACTGCAGGGATTGAAGTTACTACAGGCCCTTTGGGTCAAGGTATTGCCAATGGTGTTGGTTTAGCCCTTGCTGAAGCTCATTTGGCTGCTAAATACAACAAACCCGACTGTACTCTCATTGACCATTACACCTATGTAATCATGGGTGATGGTTGTAATATGGAAGGTATTTCTGGGGAAGCGGCCTCTATCGCTGGTCACTGGGGCTTAGGTAAACTCATCGCTTTATATGATGATAACCACATCTCCATTGATGGTTCTACCGACATCGCTTTCACCGAAGATGTTTCCAAGCGTTTTGAGGCTTACGGTTGGCATGTTCTCCATGTGGAAAATGGTAATAGTGATTTAGATGCGATCGCAAAGGCGATCGAAGAAGCAAAATCTGTCACCGACAAACCTACTATGATCAAAGTAACCACCACCATCGGTTATGGTTCTCCCAAAAAAGCCAATACCGCAGGGGTACACGGTGCCGCTTTAGGTGGTGATGAAGTAGATGCAACCCGTAAAAACCTCGGTTGGAATTACGAACCTTTTGTCGTTCCCCAAGATGCTTATGATCATTTCAAAAAAGCTGGAGAAAAAGGTGCTGATTTAGAAGCCCAGTGGAATGAAACCCTCGCTACCTACAAATCAAAATACCCCACCGAAGCCAAGGAATTTGAAACCATCACCTCGGGTAAACTTCCCGAAAATTGGGCAGATTGTCTTCCTACCTACACCCCCGAAGATAAAGCCTTGGCTAGTCGTAAACACTCTGAAATTTGTTTAAATGCTATTTCTGAAGTATTACCTCAGTTAGTAGGTGGTTCTGCGGATTTAACTCACTCCAACTTAACTCAATTAAAAATCTCTGGTGATTTCCAAAAAGGTGCTTACGAAAATCGTAACATCCACTTTGGAGTTAGGGAACACGCCATGGGTGCCATCTGTAACGGTATTGCCCTTCACAACACAGGTTTAATTCCTTACGGTGCTACTTTCTTGGTATTCACTGACTACATGAGAAACTCCATCCGTCTTTCTGCCCTTTCCGAAGCACAGGCTATCTGGGTAATGACTCACGATTCTATCGCTTTGGGTGAAGATGGTCCTACTCACCAGCCCGTTGAACACGTTGCCTCTTTACGTTTAATCCCTGATTTAATGGTATTCCGTCCTGCAGATGGTAACGAAACTTCTGGGGCGTACAAAGTGGCGATCGAAACCAAGAAAACCCCTTCCCTCATGGCCTTAACCCGTCAAGGTTTACCTAACCTCGCAGGTTCTTCCATCGAAGGAGTAGCCAAAGGCGGTTATGTGGTAGCCTGTGGTTTCCCCCCCGAAGAATTAGATTTAATCCTCATCGGTACTGGTAGCGAAGTTTCTCTTTGTGTGGATGCCGCCGAGAAACTAAAATCAGAAGGCTTGAAAGTTCGTGTGGTTTCCATGCCTTGTGTAGAACTATTCGACAAACAAAGCGACGAGTACAAAGAATCTGTATTACCCAAAGCCATCAGAAAACGTATTTCCGTTGAAGCTGGTACTACTTTTGGTTGGGAACGTTTTGTAGGTGATGAAGGATTATGTATCGGTGTCAACACCTATGGTGCATCTGCTCCTGGTGGAGTTGTCATGGAAAAATTTGGTTTCACTGTTGATAATGTTGTTGCTAAAGCTAAATCTATCCTTGGTTAA
- a CDS encoding glycosyl transferase, group 1, whose protein sequence is MVDKKKIAVYAPYFAGGGAEAVELGIVDALQYDYEVTIFTFVDVNINKLNQFYSTNIIQNNIKINYILSYPLAKFLSYLSSNNNFFRSLILYSVIAKMKYEKNNYDLLFSGYNAVDLGKKGIQYLHWVKVVEDQNKFLSKIFRFSKQQIKENISITNSNFTADAVKEVYGLDSTVIYPCVMLEDSQIPWEEKENAFICSGRLVMEKAPHRALNMLKEVRQKGFNIKLYLTGGTSSVYKSKYYRFLKKVVKENSDWVTLYENLSYQEYTQVLNKCKYGIHFKFEPFGISVAEMMKAGAIPFVKSRGGQMEIVGLENTELFFEKEKDGVKKIINVLKSQEKKDRLRSILDGRKNLFSQEKFYRDIKNFVDSFFV, encoded by the coding sequence ATGGTAGATAAAAAAAAGATTGCAGTTTACGCTCCTTACTTTGCAGGGGGCGGAGCAGAAGCAGTAGAACTAGGAATAGTAGATGCTTTACAATATGATTATGAAGTAACTATATTCACTTTTGTAGATGTAAATATTAATAAGTTAAATCAATTTTATAGCACTAATATTATTCAGAATAATATAAAAATAAATTATATCTTATCCTATCCTTTAGCTAAATTTCTTAGTTATTTATCATCAAATAATAATTTTTTTAGATCTTTGATACTGTATTCTGTCATTGCAAAAATGAAGTATGAAAAAAATAACTATGATCTTCTATTTTCAGGATACAATGCGGTTGACTTAGGAAAAAAAGGAATTCAATATTTACATTGGGTTAAGGTAGTTGAAGATCAAAATAAATTTTTGTCTAAAATATTTAGATTTTCCAAACAACAAATAAAAGAAAATATTTCTATTACCAATTCTAATTTTACTGCCGATGCAGTAAAAGAAGTATACGGCTTAGATTCAACGGTTATTTATCCTTGCGTTATGCTCGAAGACTCACAGATTCCTTGGGAAGAAAAAGAAAATGCATTTATTTGTAGTGGGCGTTTAGTAATGGAAAAAGCACCTCATCGAGCCTTAAATATGCTTAAAGAAGTAAGACAAAAAGGTTTTAATATCAAGTTATATTTGACTGGGGGAACAAGCAGTGTTTATAAAAGCAAATATTATCGTTTTTTAAAGAAAGTAGTGAAAGAAAATAGTGATTGGGTAACTTTATATGAGAATTTAAGTTATCAGGAATATACTCAAGTTTTGAATAAGTGTAAGTATGGTATTCATTTTAAATTTGAACCTTTTGGTATCTCGGTGGCAGAAATGATGAAAGCGGGAGCAATTCCTTTTGTTAAAAGCAGAGGAGGACAAATGGAAATTGTAGGATTAGAGAATACGGAGTTATTTTTTGAGAAGGAGAAAGATGGTGTGAAAAAAATTATTAATGTCCTTAAAAGTCAGGAAAAAAAAGATAGATTAAGGAGTATATTGGACGGTCGAAAAAATTTATTTTCACAGGAAAAGTTTTATCGAGATATTAAAAATTTTGTAGATAGTTTTTTCGTTTAA
- a CDS encoding Protein CP12, regulation of Calvin cycle via association/dissociation of PRK/CP12/GAPDH complex: protein MSNIQDQIQEELKQAREVCSTEGATSGDCAAAWDAVEELQAEASHQQQGDKKKNSLEQYCEDNPDAAECRIYDD, encoded by the coding sequence ATGAGCAACATACAAGATCAAATTCAAGAAGAATTAAAACAGGCTAGGGAAGTATGTAGCACTGAAGGTGCAACCTCTGGTGACTGTGCCGCTGCTTGGGATGCAGTAGAGGAGCTACAAGCTGAGGCTTCCCACCAACAACAGGGAGACAAAAAGAAAAATTCTTTAGAGCAATATTGTGAAGATAACCCTGATGCGGCTGAGTGTCGTATCTATGACGACTAA
- the cpcF gene encoding phycocyanobilin lyase beta subunit CpcF, producing MTETITPINDLIKAVEKADSSSSLFLAVSNLAKVRSPLAIPTLIEVLAFNNPGAAVAATEGLIALGETAITSLLENVDDYNYGARAWAIRVFAGIGDPRGLDLLLKAASSDFSLSVRRAATKGLGSITWDKMTSENLSQAQQRVLDTLLITAQDGEWVVRYATVVSLTNLYVAMDNQGMKNTIRQTLINLQDDEEIAIKTRSKLALKTLAEK from the coding sequence ATGACAGAAACTATTACCCCTATCAACGATTTAATCAAAGCTGTAGAAAAGGCGGATTCGTCCTCCTCATTATTTTTAGCGGTTAGTAATTTGGCTAAAGTGCGATCGCCCCTAGCCATTCCTACTCTCATCGAAGTTTTAGCATTTAATAACCCCGGTGCTGCCGTAGCTGCCACAGAAGGATTAATCGCCCTAGGGGAAACCGCCATAACCTCCCTTCTCGAAAACGTTGACGATTACAACTATGGGGCAAGGGCATGGGCTATCAGAGTATTTGCAGGCATTGGCGATCCTCGTGGGCTAGACTTGTTACTAAAAGCCGCCAGTAGTGACTTTTCCCTCAGTGTTAGAAGAGCGGCCACCAAAGGCCTAGGAAGTATCACATGGGACAAAATGACCTCCGAAAACCTATCCCAAGCCCAACAAAGAGTATTAGATACCCTCCTCATTACGGCCCAAGATGGTGAATGGGTAGTACGTTATGCCACCGTGGTTTCCCTGACTAATCTTTATGTTGCCATGGATAATCAAGGGATGAAGAATACCATCCGACAAACCTTAATCAATCTTCAGGATGATGAAGAAATAGCCATCAAAACCCGCTCAAAATTGGCCCTAAAAACCCTCGCAGAAAAATAA